The genomic stretch GCAGCGCAGTGAGCGCCTCGCGTGCGTCCGGGTCGTCATCCACGACGTAGTAGAGGTCCGGCTCCAACTCCGGCACTACCGAGGGGACTGGCTCCACCGTGGTGCGCAGCCAGGAGCCGACCAACTCCTTGAGTCCCTCCCAGCGCGCGGCGCCAAGGAGCGCGATGGGCGTGGGGCCGCTCAGGCCCAGCACCCCGCCGCCGAAGGTGCCACCCAGCGTCCGTCGCCCCTTCGCCTTGACGAAGGCCTCCGGCGAGCGAGGGCCCGCTCGGCGCAGCCAGGTCATCGTCCGGGCTCCCGCGGCGGCGTCCTCCAGCATTTCGCCCAGGCCTTCGCGCACGTAGCGGCGCTCCAGGGTGCCCGTGTCCAGCCCGCCGTCGAGCAGCGCCACCGCCGCGCGGCTGCACGAAGCCAGTGTCTCCGACAATCCCACCTGGAGCGGGTGGCCGAAGGCCGCGGGCCCCACCGCGATCTGCCCCGGCGCCACCAGCGTCCGGCCCGGTCCGTAGGGCAGGCGGGTGGTCTCCAGGGCCGCCAGCTCGAAGCCTTCCTCCACCAGGCCGTCGCGCGCGGCCATCATCAGTACCTGGCACAGGTCCGCGGGCGTCACCGCCGGCCCGAAGGCCAGCGCGTACACCGAGTTGGCGCCAGGCAGCAGGAACAGGCCATCCACCGTTGGCAGGGGCGCAATCCACAGCCGGGCCACCGGAGCCAGCTCCAGCCGAGGCGAAGCGTGGCGCAGGCGAGCCTGCACCGCCGGGATGGTGGGGGCAGGGCGGAAGCCCTTGAAGAAGGCGTCACCCATCAGCGGCCCAGCGCCCGTGGCCAGCGCCACCGCATGAAAGCGATCGCCACTGCCCTGGGCGCGCACCACCAGCGAGCCCGCGCCGCGCACGGAGGCGGGCGCATCCGGCGCGGGGGCCTGCCGCTCCACGCGCT from Myxococcus xanthus encodes the following:
- a CDS encoding response regulator is translated as MMLGNRLATGSRVAVVGGGIAGAGLAASLLFNGRARGLALDVRVYSGGTQERTAPPAVLTPECRSRLAALGCRIPSEWRAHELRGIEIIAEGRRELLSSTPGGLWVVDGWPQGLGGLEQVRDVLATAASAQGARFLPRHVERVERQAPAPDAPASVRGAGSLVVRAQGSGDRFHAVALATGAGPLMGDAFFKGFRPAPTIPAVQARLRHASPRLELAPVARLWIAPLPTVDGLFLLPGANSVYALAFGPAVTPADLCQVLMMAARDGLVEEGFELAALETTRLPYGPGRTLVAPGQIAVGPAAFGHPLQVGLSETLASCSRAAVALLDGGLDTGTLERRYVREGLGEMLEDAAAGARTMTWLRRAGPRSPEAFVKAKGRRTLGGTFGGGVLGLSGPTPIALLGAARWEGLKELVGSWLRTTVEPVPSVVPELEPDLYYVVDDDPDAREALTALLESTGAKVVSFADELALFCAVARRPPTAILLDVVLHWVDGLRLAEGLKQHPLTRNTRVLVMSGLNRPHVRQRALDAGAEAFLPKPVDPDRLLRILTGRVPVLEPAPHAADDTRELAEDRYAS